From Candidatus Cloacimonadaceae bacterium, one genomic window encodes:
- the recF gene encoding DNA replication and repair protein RecF (All proteins in this family for which functions are known are DNA-binding proteins that assist the filamentation of RecA onto DNA for the initiation of recombination or recombinational repair.): MFLKQIALTNFRNYEAIDLAFEPRGSLIVGPNGSGKTNLLEAIAYCGIGKSVRFHRDEDLLRYDSPFFAVSALFSPDKGYDLKLQLSYAERIKLLKLDDSPLRQLSSLFDMVKVIYSAPEDLMLVGGSPRFRRQYFDLAVAQLQPDYIPVLRGYLHIVHQRNALLKGDFETPEKAVWDERFIQSLQAVLGYRRRYLAMLNAAFKDQYCNISEKTKNISVNYLPALREDYPSTEEPLRNILAQIEPRERKFQRSLIGAHLDDYEFKLCARSLKVYGSQGQKRIAVIVLKLIQASLIEKHTHIKPIMLFDDIFAELDLPHTKRIRELVDQRFQIFIASPKPDIANIWDSLPLMNMESM; this comes from the coding sequence TTGTTCCTGAAGCAGATCGCGCTCACGAACTTTAGAAATTACGAAGCGATCGACCTTGCCTTTGAGCCCCGTGGTTCGCTGATCGTTGGTCCCAACGGCAGCGGCAAGACCAATCTTTTAGAGGCAATCGCTTATTGCGGAATCGGCAAATCCGTTCGCTTTCATCGTGATGAAGATCTGCTACGCTATGATTCCCCCTTTTTTGCCGTTTCTGCTTTGTTTTCACCGGACAAAGGCTATGATCTCAAACTGCAGCTTTCCTACGCAGAACGGATCAAACTGCTGAAGCTCGATGATTCCCCCCTCCGTCAGTTGAGCAGTCTATTTGACATGGTGAAGGTGATCTATAGCGCTCCGGAAGACTTGATGCTCGTGGGCGGAAGCCCTCGTTTCAGAAGGCAATACTTCGATCTCGCGGTCGCACAATTGCAGCCGGATTACATACCCGTGCTGCGAGGCTATCTGCATATTGTTCATCAACGCAACGCGCTACTCAAAGGGGACTTCGAAACACCAGAGAAAGCCGTCTGGGACGAGCGTTTTATCCAGAGTCTGCAAGCGGTGCTGGGCTATCGGCGCAGATATCTTGCCATGCTCAATGCCGCCTTCAAAGATCAATACTGCAACATCTCGGAAAAGACGAAAAACATCTCCGTCAACTATCTGCCGGCGTTGAGAGAGGATTATCCATCTACTGAAGAACCTCTCAGAAATATCCTCGCCCAAATCGAACCCCGCGAACGCAAGTTTCAACGCTCTTTGATCGGGGCGCATCTGGATGACTATGAGTTCAAGCTCTGCGCCCGCAGTCTCAAGGTCTATGGCTCACAGGGGCAAAAACGTATCGCAGTGATCGTGCTCAAGCTCATCCAGGCTTCGCTCATCGAGAAACACACCCACATCAAACCGATCATGCTCTTTGACGACATCTTTGCCGAGCTTGATCTGCCGCACACCAAACGCATCCGGGAACTGGTGGATCAGCGCTTTCAGATCTTTATCGCCAGTCCGAAACCGGACATCGCCAATATCTGGGATTCACTGCCTTTGATGAACATGGAGAGCATGTGA
- a CDS encoding formyltransferase family protein: MARTASKTYRIGVLTSGHGRGSNLKAMHEYFKENGLPVEISLVVITQNDSPVKALCQELDLYWELIPVINMPLFEERLNTLKRELNLDLIALAGFMRLLSQDFITGVGIPILNIHPALLPRFGGKGMYGMRVHEAVFSSSESVSGASIHIVDPIYDHGKITMQESVDISKCKSPFDIAAAVLQVEHRIYAPAIYNYLTLINT; encoded by the coding sequence ATGGCAAGAACTGCATCTAAAACCTACCGAATAGGCGTTCTGACCAGCGGTCACGGACGCGGTTCAAACCTGAAGGCTATGCATGAATACTTCAAGGAGAATGGTTTACCGGTTGAAATCAGCCTCGTAGTGATCACTCAAAACGATTCTCCGGTAAAAGCGCTTTGCCAAGAGCTAGATCTGTATTGGGAGCTGATCCCGGTAATAAACATGCCATTATTTGAAGAGCGTTTGAATACTCTAAAGCGAGAACTGAATCTCGATTTGATCGCGTTAGCGGGCTTTATGAGACTGCTGTCCCAGGACTTTATCACCGGTGTCGGCATTCCGATTCTAAATATCCATCCCGCTCTGCTGCCACGCTTCGGAGGTAAGGGCATGTATGGAATGAGAGTGCATGAAGCGGTTTTTTCCAGCTCGGAAAGCGTTTCCGGCGCCAGCATCCACATCGTCGATCCGATCTACGACCACGGCAAAATCACTATGCAGGAATCGGTTGACATCAGTAAATGCAAGTCTCCGTTTGATATCGCTGCTGCTGTTTTACAGGTCGAGCATCGAATCTATGCTCCCGCGATCTATAATTATCTGACCCTCATAAATACATGA
- a CDS encoding MFS transporter, whose amino-acid sequence MKITRSILGWMMYDFANSAFTTIIVSVVYSAYFIKTVVGGEPGYGEMLWGRAIGISMTLVALTAPIMGAVADFSRSKKKFLFFNCYLTIIFTFLLYFVRQGDILLGMTFFIVANYGFNSANVFYDAFLPEISPPGGIGKISGYGWALGYLGGLLSLVISLVLVKNNVRFVFPMIALHFFIFSLFTFFWLQELQRPSKRTNYLRTAYQRVRFSLKHITRLPQLLRYIISYFIYNDGITTVIVFAAIYGIERFGMTTRDMIIYFILAQFTSIIGSALFGYLTDKVNVKISLSISLLIWIAVVIWAFFCTSAMEYYFVGLLAGMAIGSSQSNSRTMLSILTPQNKQAEFFGFYTLTGRLSSIIGPILYGWIAHRTGNIRWSILSLMIFFILGWLILQSVSLKQGIEQARQMTFDPDL is encoded by the coding sequence GTGAAAATCACCCGCAGTATCCTCGGCTGGATGATGTATGACTTTGCCAATTCAGCGTTTACTACGATCATCGTGAGCGTCGTCTATAGCGCTTATTTCATCAAGACCGTGGTCGGCGGAGAACCAGGCTACGGAGAAATGCTCTGGGGACGTGCGATCGGCATCTCCATGACCCTCGTTGCTTTGACCGCTCCGATCATGGGCGCGGTGGCGGATTTTTCCCGTTCCAAAAAGAAATTCCTCTTTTTCAATTGCTATCTCACAATCATTTTCACTTTTCTACTCTATTTCGTGCGGCAGGGGGATATCCTTTTAGGGATGACGTTTTTCATTGTTGCAAACTACGGATTCAACAGCGCCAATGTGTTTTACGATGCTTTTCTGCCGGAGATCAGCCCTCCCGGTGGCATCGGAAAGATTTCCGGCTACGGATGGGCATTGGGATATCTTGGCGGTCTATTATCCTTGGTGATATCTCTGGTTTTGGTGAAAAATAACGTCCGTTTCGTCTTTCCCATGATCGCCCTGCATTTCTTTATTTTTTCGCTGTTTACTTTCTTTTGGCTCCAGGAATTGCAACGCCCGTCAAAGCGCACAAACTATCTCAGGACGGCTTATCAACGCGTTCGCTTCTCTCTGAAACACATCACTCGTTTGCCACAATTGCTGCGCTATATCATCAGCTATTTTATCTACAATGATGGTATCACGACCGTGATCGTCTTTGCAGCTATTTATGGCATCGAGCGCTTTGGCATGACCACGCGGGACATGATTATCTATTTTATCCTGGCACAGTTCACCTCCATCATCGGATCGGCGCTCTTTGGATATTTGACCGATAAAGTGAACGTGAAGATTTCGCTGAGTATCTCGCTTTTGATCTGGATCGCGGTCGTGATCTGGGCATTCTTTTGCACAAGTGCTATGGAATATTATTTTGTGGGTCTTTTGGCGGGTATGGCGATCGGGAGCAGCCAATCAAACAGCCGCACGATGCTGTCCATACTCACACCCCAGAACAAACAGGCGGAGTTCTTTGGATTTTACACCTTGACAGGACGCCTGTCCTCAATAATTGGTCCGATACTATATGGTTGGATCGCGCACCGTACGGGAAACATCCGTTGGTCGATCCTGTCCCTGATGATATTTTTCATTCTTGGCTGGCTGATCCTGCAAAGCGTTTCGCTGAAACAAGGCATTGAGCAAGCCCGTCAAATGACATTTGATCCCGATTTATAA
- the mtaB gene encoding tRNA (N(6)-L-threonylcarbamoyladenosine(37)-C(2))-methylthiotransferase MtaB codes for MIRIAIATLGCKTNAYDSAAIIDQFETGSYQLVPFPEAADIYIINTCTVTDRTDYKSRNLIRKALKQKALNPAAKVLVTGCFAQRSHDQIQAMGAIDLIVDNQHKTDIAALLKAKKTGFMDIMDVVDFRYATVKNMVDRSRAFQKIQDGCDFYCSYCAVPYARGHNRSARFEDVLAQAKLFMDGGYKEIVLGGVNLGLYDDHGRGLTDVIDALQELDGLELIRLSSIEPQLFSQDLVDCIKRNSKICPHFHIPLQSGSDSVLNRMGRRYDAKLFTSLVEKILAVIPDAAIGADVICGFPGETEAEFAATYRLLESLPLAYLHVFSYSKRKGTSAARMTDQISTQLKATRSSALTSLSFDMKFDYMMSLVRNRITLKGVVEEYIDDFAIFLSDHYIRGYTQSEIAVGEVVCIKAELPFFDGVQGC; via the coding sequence ATGATCCGGATCGCCATCGCCACGCTCGGCTGCAAGACAAATGCCTATGATTCCGCCGCGATCATCGATCAGTTCGAAACTGGCAGCTATCAATTGGTTCCCTTCCCGGAAGCTGCGGATATCTACATCATCAATACCTGCACTGTGACCGATCGCACCGACTACAAAAGCCGCAACCTGATTCGTAAGGCATTGAAACAGAAAGCATTAAATCCAGCCGCGAAAGTGCTTGTAACCGGTTGTTTCGCCCAGCGTTCTCATGATCAGATCCAGGCAATGGGCGCGATCGATCTCATCGTCGATAATCAGCACAAAACCGATATAGCGGCTCTGCTCAAAGCTAAAAAGACTGGGTTTATGGACATCATGGATGTCGTGGATTTCCGTTATGCTACGGTAAAAAACATGGTTGACCGCAGCCGCGCCTTTCAAAAGATCCAGGACGGATGCGATTTCTATTGCAGCTATTGCGCGGTTCCCTATGCTCGCGGACACAACCGTTCCGCGCGCTTTGAAGATGTCCTCGCACAGGCGAAACTTTTCATGGACGGCGGCTACAAGGAAATCGTCCTCGGTGGCGTCAATCTGGGACTATATGATGACCACGGACGCGGATTGACCGATGTGATCGACGCTTTGCAAGAGCTTGACGGACTGGAGCTTATTCGTCTCAGTTCGATCGAGCCGCAGCTTTTTTCACAGGACTTGGTTGATTGCATCAAGCGCAATTCAAAAATCTGCCCCCACTTCCATATTCCTTTGCAAAGCGGCTCTGACAGCGTGCTCAATCGCATGGGCAGAAGATACGACGCAAAGCTATTTACCTCTTTGGTGGAAAAAATCTTGGCAGTGATACCTGATGCTGCTATCGGAGCGGACGTTATATGTGGATTCCCAGGTGAGACAGAAGCTGAATTTGCCGCCACCTACAGACTTTTGGAATCCCTTCCGCTCGCGTATTTGCACGTGTTCAGCTATTCGAAACGCAAAGGCACGTCCGCGGCAAGGATGACGGATCAGATATCCACTCAACTCAAAGCCACGCGCAGTAGCGCTCTCACCTCACTAAGCTTCGATATGAAATTTGACTATATGATGTCTCTCGTCAGAAATAGAATCACTCTGAAGGGAGTGGTCGAAGAGTATATTGATGATTTTGCCATCTTTCTTTCCGATCATTACATTCGTGGCTATACCCAAAGCGAGATAGCCGTCGGAGAGGTCGTTTGCATCAAAGCCGAGCTGCCTTTTTTCGATGGCGTCCAAGGTTGTTAA
- the dnaN gene encoding DNA polymerase III subunit beta, with amino-acid sequence MRLAIEKKELLHNIQHLAGIVSMKNISPVLTNYLIEVDAETNMVQITASDLEITVNVRFAAAVSEGGTIAVSARHFNEIINFMPEAVIDLWKTEDLLMIQCNKIDFNILCADHTLYPILPVPSADNANPMEAEFFHRMISKTTFAVSTDVNRAVLTGVCWKIARNHHLMAATDGRKVAEIIIKNAPDLVDTVMETAPAAEDNIFADNIPDSVKERVIPVKTLNFIQKIFETGINEIKILIERNKIIFFYGKFTIISNILEHKYPEYQKAFISDLPNRILVNKEALRTSIRRVALVAPEDNYRIRFEIDQEKFEINTSDRETGDAKEFVETYEYQGISTSISFNYKYMLGILDAIDTEKVRILLGSSREPMMVYNETEPENQQITFLLMPLRS; translated from the coding sequence ATGAGATTAGCCATCGAAAAGAAGGAACTGCTGCACAATATCCAACACCTTGCCGGGATCGTGTCGATGAAAAACATTTCGCCCGTCCTGACAAACTATCTGATCGAGGTTGACGCCGAGACAAACATGGTCCAGATCACCGCTTCCGATCTGGAAATTACCGTGAATGTGCGTTTTGCTGCCGCAGTGAGCGAAGGTGGCACGATCGCCGTCTCCGCCCGACATTTTAACGAGATCATCAATTTCATGCCGGAAGCAGTAATCGATCTGTGGAAAACCGAGGATCTGCTCATGATCCAATGCAACAAGATCGATTTTAACATTCTCTGCGCCGATCACACGCTCTACCCGATCCTCCCTGTTCCATCCGCCGACAATGCCAACCCGATGGAAGCCGAATTCTTTCACCGCATGATTTCCAAGACGACCTTTGCCGTTTCCACCGACGTCAACCGGGCAGTGCTGACAGGTGTATGCTGGAAGATCGCCCGCAACCATCATCTCATGGCTGCCACGGACGGACGCAAGGTGGCAGAGATCATCATCAAAAACGCGCCCGATCTTGTCGATACAGTGATGGAAACCGCTCCCGCAGCGGAAGACAACATCTTCGCGGACAACATTCCGGACAGCGTGAAAGAAAGAGTGATCCCCGTCAAGACACTGAATTTCATCCAAAAAATCTTCGAAACCGGCATCAACGAAATCAAGATACTCATTGAACGCAACAAAATCATCTTTTTCTATGGTAAATTCACCATCATCTCCAATATCCTTGAGCATAAATATCCTGAATACCAAAAAGCCTTCATCTCCGATCTGCCCAATCGCATCCTCGTGAACAAAGAAGCTTTACGCACATCCATCCGCCGTGTGGCTTTGGTCGCGCCTGAGGATAATTACCGCATCCGCTTTGAGATCGATCAGGAAAAATTTGAGATCAACACCAGCGACCGCGAGACCGGAGACGCCAAGGAGTTTGTGGAAACCTATGAGTATCAGGGAATTTCGACCTCGATCTCCTTTAACTATAAGTATATGTTAGGCATCCTCGATGCTATCGACACAGAAAAAGTGCGCATCCTACTGGGTAGCTCCCGCGAACCGATGATGGTCTATAACGAGACCGAGCCGGAGAACCAGCAAATTACTTTCCTGTTGATGCCCCTGCGGTCATAA
- a CDS encoding spermidine/putrescine ABC transporter substrate-binding protein — protein sequence MKTFLLLLAAIILILAAISCAKRTNTLHIFNWAEYVDPELIAEFEKENECKIQYSTYNSNENMFTKIKSSRQSLDIVFPSGDHVSILAAAGLLEILDMSLLTNYSNLDPVILDKAKSHDPENNYSIPYFWGLTGLMYNKQHVPEKLVETNTWAILGDKFFENKKKVTMLEDAREVVGAALNFSGFDMNDTSADALRAAAKVLDLWDNNITRYVSESYKIEVPDGTTWLAQAFNGDALQLMEMNSDLGFILPKEGCSLWMDSMVILKSSKNKELAHKFINFMMNPENAKRNAEYSQYATPNRSAYQLLEEEIKNNKLIYPDPVYLEKCTMIEAIGERVRNINAIFEKISLNKRNLP from the coding sequence ATGAAAACTTTTCTTTTACTCCTTGCGGCAATAATCCTGATCCTTGCCGCCATCTCTTGCGCCAAGCGCACAAACACTTTGCATATCTTCAACTGGGCCGAATATGTCGATCCCGAACTGATCGCTGAGTTTGAGAAAGAGAATGAATGCAAAATCCAATACAGCACTTACAATTCCAATGAAAATATGTTCACCAAGATCAAGAGCTCGCGCCAATCCTTGGACATCGTCTTTCCCAGCGGAGACCATGTGAGCATCCTTGCCGCTGCGGGTTTGCTCGAAATCTTGGATATGAGCCTTCTGACCAACTATTCAAACTTGGATCCGGTGATTCTCGACAAAGCAAAATCTCATGACCCTGAAAACAACTACTCCATCCCCTATTTCTGGGGTTTGACCGGCTTGATGTATAACAAACAACATGTTCCGGAAAAACTGGTCGAAACGAACACTTGGGCGATTCTGGGAGACAAGTTTTTTGAAAACAAAAAGAAAGTGACCATGCTCGAGGATGCCCGTGAGGTAGTCGGTGCCGCGTTGAACTTTTCGGGATTTGATATGAATGACACATCCGCGGATGCGTTGAGAGCCGCCGCGAAAGTACTCGATCTGTGGGACAACAACATCACTCGGTATGTCTCCGAATCCTATAAAATTGAGGTACCGGACGGAACCACCTGGCTGGCGCAAGCATTTAATGGCGACGCGCTTCAACTAATGGAAATGAATTCCGATCTGGGTTTCATCCTTCCCAAAGAAGGATGCAGCTTGTGGATGGACAGCATGGTCATCCTCAAATCCTCTAAAAACAAGGAACTCGCCCACAAATTCATCAATTTCATGATGAATCCCGAAAACGCCAAACGAAACGCGGAATATAGCCAATACGCTACTCCGAATCGTAGTGCCTACCAACTATTAGAAGAAGAGATCAAGAATAACAAACTTATCTACCCCGATCCCGTATATCTTGAAAAATGCACCATGATCGAGGCGATCGGAGAACGGGTGAGAAACATCAACGCCATCTTTGAAAAAATCAGTCTCAACAAACGGAACTTACCATGA
- the aspS gene encoding aspartate--tRNA ligase has protein sequence MIDNFSDLKRTHFCGDLGVKDIGCEVTIMGWVNRRRDLGSLIFIDLRDVRGIVQIVIPPEQEGIFAKAEKLRNEYVIAIKGIVNAREAANVNPNIRTGTIEVNAQELYLLNDCFPMPIQLNEAAMADEDLRLTYRYLDLRRPKLQQTIIMRHKLVKAIRDFLCKEDFYEIETPILMKSTPEGARDYLVPSRIHPGKFYALPQSPQMYKQLLMIGGFDRYFQIARCFRDEDLRADRQPEFTQLDIELSFASQSQIFDLIERLMKHLFMEVINIDLPTPFASFSYQEVMDKYGTDKPDLRFGVTLCDLSEALRDSGFQVFQSALSTGGVIKAIVIPSGAEYSRKQQDELIDIAKHNGGKGIAFAKVANGILEAGVSKFLSPEEVTAIINICAAKSGDLIAIVADTYDMTSKVLAAIRNHIGMKHKLIDENTYAMLWVTDFPLFYYNADHSRWEPAHHMFTLPREEHIPWLDMPEKYGEIQGQLYDLVCNGMELSSGSIRCHRYDLQKRIFDILGFSEAELRDRFGFFLEALKYGTPPHGGIAPGLDRMVMIMSKADSIRDVIAFPKTLRATDLMSQAPSEVGSAQWQELHLKPTE, from the coding sequence ATGATCGACAACTTTAGCGATTTGAAAAGAACGCATTTTTGCGGCGACCTTGGGGTCAAAGACATCGGCTGCGAAGTCACAATTATGGGTTGGGTGAATCGACGCCGGGATCTAGGATCTTTGATCTTCATCGACCTGCGTGATGTCCGTGGAATCGTCCAGATCGTCATTCCCCCCGAGCAGGAAGGTATCTTTGCTAAAGCGGAAAAACTGCGAAACGAGTATGTGATCGCCATCAAAGGCATCGTCAACGCTCGAGAAGCGGCAAACGTCAATCCCAACATTCGCACCGGCACCATCGAAGTGAACGCGCAGGAGCTCTATCTGCTCAACGATTGCTTTCCCATGCCGATCCAGCTCAATGAGGCAGCGATGGCGGATGAGGATCTGCGCCTCACCTATCGTTATCTCGATCTGCGCCGTCCCAAGCTCCAGCAAACGATCATCATGCGCCACAAGCTGGTGAAGGCGATCCGAGACTTCCTCTGCAAAGAGGATTTTTATGAGATCGAGACCCCCATCCTGATGAAAAGCACACCCGAGGGCGCGCGTGACTATTTAGTTCCCAGCCGCATCCATCCAGGAAAGTTTTATGCCCTGCCCCAATCCCCTCAGATGTATAAACAACTGCTCATGATCGGCGGGTTTGACCGCTACTTTCAGATCGCCAGATGCTTTCGGGACGAAGATTTGCGTGCCGACAGACAGCCGGAATTCACACAGCTCGATATTGAGCTCAGTTTTGCCAGCCAGTCTCAGATCTTTGATCTGATCGAACGCCTGATGAAACACCTCTTTATGGAGGTTATCAATATCGATTTGCCAACTCCCTTCGCCAGTTTCAGCTATCAGGAAGTGATGGACAAATATGGCACGGACAAGCCGGATCTGAGATTTGGGGTCACGCTTTGTGATCTCAGTGAAGCGCTTCGCGATTCTGGATTCCAGGTCTTCCAATCTGCGTTATCCACTGGTGGTGTGATCAAAGCGATCGTGATTCCCAGCGGAGCTGAGTATAGCCGGAAACAGCAGGACGAGCTGATAGATATCGCCAAACACAACGGCGGCAAGGGCATAGCCTTTGCCAAAGTGGCGAACGGCATCCTCGAAGCCGGTGTCAGCAAGTTCCTCAGCCCCGAAGAGGTGACAGCTATTATCAATATCTGCGCTGCCAAATCCGGAGACCTAATCGCCATCGTTGCGGATACTTATGACATGACATCTAAAGTGTTGGCTGCGATTCGTAATCATATCGGCATGAAACACAAGCTTATCGATGAAAACACCTATGCCATGCTCTGGGTCACGGATTTCCCACTTTTTTATTACAATGCCGATCACTCACGCTGGGAACCTGCACACCACATGTTCACTCTTCCCCGTGAGGAACATATCCCCTGGCTCGATATGCCGGAAAAATACGGCGAAATTCAGGGGCAGCTCTATGATCTCGTTTGCAACGGAATGGAGCTTTCCTCTGGTTCCATCCGCTGCCACCGTTATGATCTGCAAAAGCGGATCTTCGATATTCTCGGTTTCAGCGAAGCGGAACTCAGAGACCGTTTCGGATTCTTCCTCGAAGCGCTCAAATATGGCACTCCGCCGCATGGAGGAATCGCACCCGGGCTTGATCGCATGGTCATGATCATGAGCAAAGCCGATTCCATCCGCGACGTCATCGCTTTCCCAAAAACCTTGAGAGCGACCGATCTGATGAGCCAGGCTCCTTCTGAAGTCGGCAGCGCACAATGGCAAGAACTGCATCTAAAACCTACCGAATAG